From a single Nematostella vectensis chromosome 3, jaNemVect1.1, whole genome shotgun sequence genomic region:
- the LOC5506162 gene encoding PH and SEC7 domain-containing protein 1 isoform X6, producing the protein MDTFVTLERHALGGFGFSVIGGVDTPLPPMVCAVVQNGAAHLSGKVRAGDVILEVNGKPITQLTTSEVVQCIKDSTDELFLRLREDTGARQRAKPYLRTFTVADPKVQLYQAKLHRTASAPLGPQRISCSDYQKQRHGKNRSQLNASQSMRRTIGSKSEDTCLSSGQSGKGYIHGTDGQYSPTETDESYRLMTYFPIDGRPPKTVEKLPVVKRDRNSFPENKIGSSSSSISSHLSAQSFPHSCPYCGGTSLLASSPGLHREGGTPQSPTRIKCRKCGKNLQLSSSGTSLPERPYTSHHQGHAPSRLKPSTSLPPHASSSHGHERILLQSGSLDDHRTGNGSIVPPRVEDYDGPLSSDSLIGKPRWVEHESPRTLAFRLFSLDGFTKDQVAPQLYKNTTFGKTVAVEYLKLFNFSGLSIVEALRVFTKAFLLIGETQERERILIPFSNRYYQCNTPDYGSADAVHTLVCAVLLLNTDHHGENIGKKMTLSQFLENMAGLCDGHDFPKDLLKSIYQEIRTNPLEWSGIKPSDTPPTPKTPRSANGIRASPGNPYLEIQVDEKDKLFKEGLLYRKVTMESEGKKTSAWKRKWIPFHATLKGMVLFLHKPDEINSVEDRRHCLGVHHSLASRATDYKKRPFVFKFVTADWREFLFQARGRTDMSEWIAAINQVAATFSAPPLPPPIGSCKRFQRPLLPFSKTKLPLPKQLESHESKASQCQEELIDCLKEEPRDGTTREMQEWQEKRDYLDYEYKRYMAYMNA; encoded by the exons ATGGACACATTTGTCACTCTAGAGCGCCATGCTTTAGGGGGATTTGGGTTCAGTGTTATTGGCGGCGTTGATACGCCTTTGCCTCCCATGGTCTGTGCTGTGGTGCAAAATGGAGCGGCACATCTGAGTGGAAAG GTCCGTGCTGGTGATGTTATTCTTGAAGTTAATGGCAAGCCCATTACTCAGCTCACCACTAGTGAAG tgGTGCAGTGTATTAAAGACTCGACAGATGAGCTCTTCTTACGTCTCAGAGAGG acACAGGTGCAAGACAACGGGCCAAGCCCTACCTACGAACATTCACTGTTGCTGACCCTAAAGTCCAGCTATATCAAGCCAAGTTGCATCGAACTGCATCGGCCCCTTTGGGCCCTCAGCGCATATCCTGTTCAGATTATCAAAAACAGCGTCATGGCAAAAATAGAAGTCAACTGAACGCAAGTCAAAGCATGAGGAGAACTATAGGCTCAAAGTCTGAAGATACTTGCCTATCAAGTGGCCAAAGTGGCAAAGGGTACATACATGGGACAGATGGACAATATTCACCAACAGAAACAGATGAATCTTACAGACTTATGACATACTTTCCCATAGATGGGCGCCCTCCAAAAACTGTTGAAAAATTACCAGTTGTGAAGAGAGATAGGAACAGTTTTCCTGAGAATAAAATTGGCTCATCATCTTCTAGCATTTCATCTCACCTTAGTGCACAATCTTTTCCTCATAGTTGTCCTTATTGCGGTGGCACAAGTCTCCTGGCAAGTTCACCAGGGCTGCATAGGGAAGGAGGTACACCGCAAAGCCCTACTAGGATAAAGTGTAGGAAATGTGGAAAGAACCTACAATTATCTTCTAGTGGGACTAGTTTACCGGAGCGCCCCTATACCTCCCATCACCAGGGACATGCACCATCACGTCTAAAACCTTCGACATCATTACCGCCTCATGCATCATCCTCACATGGTCATGAGAGAATACTATTACAAAGTGGGAGTTTAGATGACCACAGGACTGGAAATGGAAGCATTGTACCGCCCAGAGTAGAAGATTACGATGGGCCCCTTTCTAGTGATTCTTTAATAGGAAAACCCAGATGGGTCGAACATGAAAGCCCACGAACACTGGCGTTCAGGCTCTTTAGTCTAGACGGTTTTACAAAAGACCAAGTGGCCCCTCAGCTTTATAAAAA TACTACATTTGGTAAGACAGTAGCTGTGGAATACCTAAAGCTCTTTAACTTCAGTGGACTTTCAATAGTGGAAGCATTGCGCGTATTCACCAAGGCCTTCCTGCTAATAGGAGAGACGCAAGAAAGAGAACGAATCCTCATTCCATTCTCTAATAGATATTATCAGTGCAACACACCAGATTATGGGTCTGCAG ATGCTGTCCACACTCTAGTTTGTGCAGTTCTTCTTCTCAACACTGATCACCATGGCGAG AACATTGGCAAGAAGATGACTCTTTCCCAATTCTTGGAGAACATGGCTGGGTTATGTGATGGGCATGATTTCCCTAAAGATTTGTTGAAG TCAATATACCAAGAGATCAGGACTAACCCGCTTGAGTGGTCCGGCAT TAAGCCTTCTGATACACCGCCCACCCCAAAAACTCCAAGAAGTGCAAATGGTATACGG GCATCACCAGGAAATCCATACTTAGAG ATTCAAGTCGATGAAAAAGACAAATTATTTAAAGAAGGCCTGCTGTACCGAAAAGTTACAATGGAATCAGAGGGAAAGAAAA CCTCTGCATGGAAGCGTAAATGGATACCATTCCATGCAACACTCAAGGGCATGGTCCTTTTTTTGCACAAG CCTGATGAAATAAACTCAGTGGAAGACAGACGGCACTGCCTTGGCGTGCATCACTCATTAGCCTCCCGAGCAACTGACTATAAAAAGAGACCATTTGTCTTTAAGTTCGTCACAGCAGACTGGAGAGAGTTTCTCTTCCAAGCAAG GGGTCGTACAGATATGTCGGAATGGATAGCTGCCATAAATCAAGTTGCTGCCACGTTCTCAGCACCCCCTCTGCCCCCTCCAATAGGATCTTG caAGCGGTTCCAGCGCCCATTGTTGCCATTCTCAAAAACTAAATTACCATTG CCAAAACAGCTGGAAAGCCACGAATCCAAG GCCTCCCAATGCCAAGAAGAATTGATCGACTGTCTAAAAGAGGAGCCACGTGACGGAACCACACGTGAGATGCAG GAGTGGCAAGAGAAAAGGGACTATCTGGATTATGAG TACAAGCGTTACATGGCATACATGAATGCGTGA
- the LOC5506162 gene encoding PH and SEC7 domain-containing protein 1 isoform X1, protein MDTFVTLERHALGGFGFSVIGGVDTPLPPMVCAVVQNGAAHLSGKVRAGDVILEVNGKPITQLTTSEVVQCIKDSTDELFLRLREDTGARQRAKPYLRTFTVADPKVQLYQAKLHRTASAPLGPQRISCSDYQKQRHGKNRSQLNASQSMRRTIGSKSEDTCLSSGQSGKGYIHGTDGQYSPTETDESYRLMTYFPIDGRPPKTVEKLPVVKRDRNSFPENKIGSSSSSISSHLSAQSFPHSCPYCGGTSLLASSPGLHREGGTPQSPTRIKCRKCGKNLQLSSSGTSLPERPYTSHHQGHAPSRLKPSTSLPPHASSSHGHERILLQSGSLDDHRTGNGSIVPPRVEDYDGPLSSDSLIGKPRWVEHESPRTLAFRLFSLDGFTKDQVAPQLYKNTTFGKTVAVEYLKLFNFSGLSIVEALRVFTKAFLLIGETQERERILIPFSNRYYQCNTPDYGSADAVHTLVCAVLLLNTDHHGENIGKKMTLSQFLENMAGLCDGHDFPKDLLKSIYQEIRTNPLEWSGIKPSDTPPTPKTPRSANGIRASPGNPYLEIQVDEKDKLFKEGLLYRKVTMESEGKKTSAWKRKWIPFHATLKGMVLFLHKPDEINSVEDRRHCLGVHHSLASRATDYKKRPFVFKFVTADWREFLFQARGRTDMSEWIAAINQVAATFSAPPLPPPIGSCKRFQRPLLPFSKTKLPLPKQLESHESKASQCQEELIDCLKEEPRDGTTREMQEWQEKRDYLDYEYKRYMAYVNVLRGSKLESKKRDKPKGDPRSDPRSAESIMMQMKRSSSLGNLDCSTGFRAKNVRESYFMAIYQ, encoded by the exons ATGGACACATTTGTCACTCTAGAGCGCCATGCTTTAGGGGGATTTGGGTTCAGTGTTATTGGCGGCGTTGATACGCCTTTGCCTCCCATGGTCTGTGCTGTGGTGCAAAATGGAGCGGCACATCTGAGTGGAAAG GTCCGTGCTGGTGATGTTATTCTTGAAGTTAATGGCAAGCCCATTACTCAGCTCACCACTAGTGAAG tgGTGCAGTGTATTAAAGACTCGACAGATGAGCTCTTCTTACGTCTCAGAGAGG acACAGGTGCAAGACAACGGGCCAAGCCCTACCTACGAACATTCACTGTTGCTGACCCTAAAGTCCAGCTATATCAAGCCAAGTTGCATCGAACTGCATCGGCCCCTTTGGGCCCTCAGCGCATATCCTGTTCAGATTATCAAAAACAGCGTCATGGCAAAAATAGAAGTCAACTGAACGCAAGTCAAAGCATGAGGAGAACTATAGGCTCAAAGTCTGAAGATACTTGCCTATCAAGTGGCCAAAGTGGCAAAGGGTACATACATGGGACAGATGGACAATATTCACCAACAGAAACAGATGAATCTTACAGACTTATGACATACTTTCCCATAGATGGGCGCCCTCCAAAAACTGTTGAAAAATTACCAGTTGTGAAGAGAGATAGGAACAGTTTTCCTGAGAATAAAATTGGCTCATCATCTTCTAGCATTTCATCTCACCTTAGTGCACAATCTTTTCCTCATAGTTGTCCTTATTGCGGTGGCACAAGTCTCCTGGCAAGTTCACCAGGGCTGCATAGGGAAGGAGGTACACCGCAAAGCCCTACTAGGATAAAGTGTAGGAAATGTGGAAAGAACCTACAATTATCTTCTAGTGGGACTAGTTTACCGGAGCGCCCCTATACCTCCCATCACCAGGGACATGCACCATCACGTCTAAAACCTTCGACATCATTACCGCCTCATGCATCATCCTCACATGGTCATGAGAGAATACTATTACAAAGTGGGAGTTTAGATGACCACAGGACTGGAAATGGAAGCATTGTACCGCCCAGAGTAGAAGATTACGATGGGCCCCTTTCTAGTGATTCTTTAATAGGAAAACCCAGATGGGTCGAACATGAAAGCCCACGAACACTGGCGTTCAGGCTCTTTAGTCTAGACGGTTTTACAAAAGACCAAGTGGCCCCTCAGCTTTATAAAAA TACTACATTTGGTAAGACAGTAGCTGTGGAATACCTAAAGCTCTTTAACTTCAGTGGACTTTCAATAGTGGAAGCATTGCGCGTATTCACCAAGGCCTTCCTGCTAATAGGAGAGACGCAAGAAAGAGAACGAATCCTCATTCCATTCTCTAATAGATATTATCAGTGCAACACACCAGATTATGGGTCTGCAG ATGCTGTCCACACTCTAGTTTGTGCAGTTCTTCTTCTCAACACTGATCACCATGGCGAG AACATTGGCAAGAAGATGACTCTTTCCCAATTCTTGGAGAACATGGCTGGGTTATGTGATGGGCATGATTTCCCTAAAGATTTGTTGAAG TCAATATACCAAGAGATCAGGACTAACCCGCTTGAGTGGTCCGGCAT TAAGCCTTCTGATACACCGCCCACCCCAAAAACTCCAAGAAGTGCAAATGGTATACGG GCATCACCAGGAAATCCATACTTAGAG ATTCAAGTCGATGAAAAAGACAAATTATTTAAAGAAGGCCTGCTGTACCGAAAAGTTACAATGGAATCAGAGGGAAAGAAAA CCTCTGCATGGAAGCGTAAATGGATACCATTCCATGCAACACTCAAGGGCATGGTCCTTTTTTTGCACAAG CCTGATGAAATAAACTCAGTGGAAGACAGACGGCACTGCCTTGGCGTGCATCACTCATTAGCCTCCCGAGCAACTGACTATAAAAAGAGACCATTTGTCTTTAAGTTCGTCACAGCAGACTGGAGAGAGTTTCTCTTCCAAGCAAG GGGTCGTACAGATATGTCGGAATGGATAGCTGCCATAAATCAAGTTGCTGCCACGTTCTCAGCACCCCCTCTGCCCCCTCCAATAGGATCTTG caAGCGGTTCCAGCGCCCATTGTTGCCATTCTCAAAAACTAAATTACCATTG CCAAAACAGCTGGAAAGCCACGAATCCAAG GCCTCCCAATGCCAAGAAGAATTGATCGACTGTCTAAAAGAGGAGCCACGTGACGGAACCACACGTGAGATGCAG GAGTGGCAAGAGAAAAGGGACTATCTGGATTATGAG TACAAGCGTTACATGGCATACGTGAATGTGTTACGTGGTTCCAAGCTCGAGAGTAAGAAGCGTGACAAGCCCAAGGGAGACCCAAGGTCAGACCCAAGGTCAGCAGAGTCCATTATGATGCAGATGAAGCGAAGTAGCTCGTTAGGGAATCTTGATTGCAGCACGGGCTTCCGAGCCAAAAATGTCAGGGAAAGTTATTTCATGGCTATTTACCAGTGA
- the LOC5506162 gene encoding PH and SEC7 domain-containing protein 1 isoform X8 translates to MRRTIGSKSEDTCLSSGQSGKGYIHGTDGQYSPTETDESYRLMTYFPIDGRPPKTVEKLPVVKRDRNSFPENKIGSSSSSISSHLSAQSFPHSCPYCGGTSLLASSPGLHREGGTPQSPTRIKCRKCGKNLQLSSSGTSLPERPYTSHHQGHAPSRLKPSTSLPPHASSSHGHERILLQSGSLDDHRTGNGSIVPPRVEDYDGPLSSDSLIGKPRWVEHESPRTLAFRLFSLDGFTKDQVAPQLYKNTTFGKTVAVEYLKLFNFSGLSIVEALRVFTKAFLLIGETQERERILIPFSNRYYQCNTPDYGSADAVHTLVCAVLLLNTDHHGENIGKKMTLSQFLENMAGLCDGHDFPKDLLKSIYQEIRTNPLEWSGIKPSDTPPTPKTPRSANGIRASPGNPYLEIQVDEKDKLFKEGLLYRKVTMESEGKKTSAWKRKWIPFHATLKGMVLFLHKPDEINSVEDRRHCLGVHHSLASRATDYKKRPFVFKFVTADWREFLFQARGRTDMSEWIAAINQVAATFSAPPLPPPIGSCKRFQRPLLPFSKTKLPLPKQLESHESKASQCQEELIDCLKEEPRDGTTREMQEWQEKRDYLDYEYKRYMAYVNVLRGSKLESKKRDKPKGDPRSDPRSAESIMMQMKRSSSLGNLDCSTGFRAKNVRESYFMAIYQ, encoded by the exons ATGAGGAGAACTATAGGCTCAAAGTCTGAAGATACTTGCCTATCAAGTGGCCAAAGTGGCAAAGGGTACATACATGGGACAGATGGACAATATTCACCAACAGAAACAGATGAATCTTACAGACTTATGACATACTTTCCCATAGATGGGCGCCCTCCAAAAACTGTTGAAAAATTACCAGTTGTGAAGAGAGATAGGAACAGTTTTCCTGAGAATAAAATTGGCTCATCATCTTCTAGCATTTCATCTCACCTTAGTGCACAATCTTTTCCTCATAGTTGTCCTTATTGCGGTGGCACAAGTCTCCTGGCAAGTTCACCAGGGCTGCATAGGGAAGGAGGTACACCGCAAAGCCCTACTAGGATAAAGTGTAGGAAATGTGGAAAGAACCTACAATTATCTTCTAGTGGGACTAGTTTACCGGAGCGCCCCTATACCTCCCATCACCAGGGACATGCACCATCACGTCTAAAACCTTCGACATCATTACCGCCTCATGCATCATCCTCACATGGTCATGAGAGAATACTATTACAAAGTGGGAGTTTAGATGACCACAGGACTGGAAATGGAAGCATTGTACCGCCCAGAGTAGAAGATTACGATGGGCCCCTTTCTAGTGATTCTTTAATAGGAAAACCCAGATGGGTCGAACATGAAAGCCCACGAACACTGGCGTTCAGGCTCTTTAGTCTAGACGGTTTTACAAAAGACCAAGTGGCCCCTCAGCTTTATAAAAA TACTACATTTGGTAAGACAGTAGCTGTGGAATACCTAAAGCTCTTTAACTTCAGTGGACTTTCAATAGTGGAAGCATTGCGCGTATTCACCAAGGCCTTCCTGCTAATAGGAGAGACGCAAGAAAGAGAACGAATCCTCATTCCATTCTCTAATAGATATTATCAGTGCAACACACCAGATTATGGGTCTGCAG ATGCTGTCCACACTCTAGTTTGTGCAGTTCTTCTTCTCAACACTGATCACCATGGCGAG AACATTGGCAAGAAGATGACTCTTTCCCAATTCTTGGAGAACATGGCTGGGTTATGTGATGGGCATGATTTCCCTAAAGATTTGTTGAAG TCAATATACCAAGAGATCAGGACTAACCCGCTTGAGTGGTCCGGCAT TAAGCCTTCTGATACACCGCCCACCCCAAAAACTCCAAGAAGTGCAAATGGTATACGG GCATCACCAGGAAATCCATACTTAGAG ATTCAAGTCGATGAAAAAGACAAATTATTTAAAGAAGGCCTGCTGTACCGAAAAGTTACAATGGAATCAGAGGGAAAGAAAA CCTCTGCATGGAAGCGTAAATGGATACCATTCCATGCAACACTCAAGGGCATGGTCCTTTTTTTGCACAAG CCTGATGAAATAAACTCAGTGGAAGACAGACGGCACTGCCTTGGCGTGCATCACTCATTAGCCTCCCGAGCAACTGACTATAAAAAGAGACCATTTGTCTTTAAGTTCGTCACAGCAGACTGGAGAGAGTTTCTCTTCCAAGCAAG GGGTCGTACAGATATGTCGGAATGGATAGCTGCCATAAATCAAGTTGCTGCCACGTTCTCAGCACCCCCTCTGCCCCCTCCAATAGGATCTTG caAGCGGTTCCAGCGCCCATTGTTGCCATTCTCAAAAACTAAATTACCATTG CCAAAACAGCTGGAAAGCCACGAATCCAAG GCCTCCCAATGCCAAGAAGAATTGATCGACTGTCTAAAAGAGGAGCCACGTGACGGAACCACACGTGAGATGCAG GAGTGGCAAGAGAAAAGGGACTATCTGGATTATGAG TACAAGCGTTACATGGCATACGTGAATGTGTTACGTGGTTCCAAGCTCGAGAGTAAGAAGCGTGACAAGCCCAAGGGAGACCCAAGGTCAGACCCAAGGTCAGCAGAGTCCATTATGATGCAGATGAAGCGAAGTAGCTCGTTAGGGAATCTTGATTGCAGCACGGGCTTCCGAGCCAAAAATGTCAGGGAAAGTTATTTCATGGCTATTTACCAGTGA